The Hypomesus transpacificus isolate Combined female unplaced genomic scaffold, fHypTra1 scaffold_395, whole genome shotgun sequence genome includes a region encoding these proteins:
- the sall3a gene encoding sal-like protein 3: MSRRKQAKPQHLKSDEDPALTGVVSENAPGLILDDADSGNESRSGSEETHICEKCCAEFFKWSDFCEHLKSCTKNPLVLIVNDNERPPTPDPSQEYLAEPSPTPSCPSNQAESEDPGEGSHSPEEGGDEGAELALEVGGSLEKEEEEPMDLELSPEKPPDPEDREGSPEPDGTLPQLSEAAPSPAASYSMPSTNVTLETLHGTRVAVAQFSQSVRAAAASGGVSTMAIPMILDQLMALQQQQIHQLQLIEQIRSQVALMNRQPGAQPPLSHHPHHGSSSASAQGAPSGPSQLQLHSFMAPPAHQLPLRLHSGLSGQGSSPLASALDGPVAQSVSNGSQQSSSTMPSSTSASSPYPPSSGSVVASLLPPCSSSLSGSSSGACGSGAGGSSSSALSRTSSSPPALGHSSLLSSASSLPLNPHSSSSSVIFPNPLASIAATANALDPLSALMKHRKGKPPNVSVFDTKPSSEDPFFKHKCRFCAKVFGSDSALQIHLRSHTGERPFKCNICGNRFSTKGNLKVHFQRHKEKYPHIQMNPYPVPEYLDNVPTSSGIPYGMSLPPEKPVTTWLDSKPVLPTVSSSVGLQLPPTLPSMMGGFGDSPSLTPLSRSPQRPSPPSSECASLSPNIFTDAGMTTAPPSPKANTVADAQPLLKSEGVHLPPTVASRPGENTTTTSVTQLVLSTTINSSSCTGAGLACEPISAPSSASHNILPMLTSSSSTSHPVLPMLSDQFKAKFPFGGLLDSMQTSETSKLQQLVENIDKKMTDPNQCVICHRVLSCQSALKMHYRIHTGERPFKCKICGRAFTTKGNLKTHFGVHRSKPPLRVQHSCPICQKKFTNAVVLQQHIRMHMGGQIPNTPLPESLQDMDADLSFDEKSLDAMSSYDDDLLDEMEQAMEEEAELKEGEMDPSKPFLPYSPGASPPTSVISSIAALENQMKMIDSTVNMTRSFGLKPYQNGGGFEVEGDFFASDSVSAMGDGGSPALSDGGSPALSESSGSMQNLSPDHSHPESHSNSLPVTILNHNSASGGGQDNNHGMATVKSEKSDTPSPIPVSEGNGALDLTATQPSRHFIKEENHFNMLFLSRDRGLSTPSLATTASNMIKMEMNGHGKSMSLSNSPHLPVGVQVPATAPHTTMNPSITPMLAPPPPRRTPKQHNCHSCGKNFSSASALQIHERTHTGEKPFGCSICGRAFTTKGNLKVHMGTHMWNNAPARRGRRLSVENPMALLGGDAMKFSEMFQKDLAARAMNVDPGFWNQYAAAITNGLAMKNNEISVIQNGGIPQLPVSLGGPGMTSLGHLSGGLERVHVGSSPPMSGLEKTGLEVGAGRPFSRFMDENKEIGIN, from the exons ccccaggtctGATCCTGGATGATGCGGACAGCGGCAACGAGAGCCGCAGCGGGAGCGAGGAGACGCACATCTGCGAGAAGTGCTGCGCGGAATTCTTCAAGTGGTCAGACTTCTGCGAACACTTAAAAAGCTGCACCAAGAACCCCCTGGTGCTGATCGTCAACGACAACGAGCGCCCGCCCACCCCCGACCCCTCCCAGGAGTACCTCGCAGAGCCCTCCCCCACGCCCAGCTGCCCCAGCAACCAGGCGGAGAGCGAGGACCCCGGGGAGGGCAGCCACAGtccggaggagggaggggatgagggggcgGAGCTAGCCCTGGAGGTGGGCGGTtccctggagaaggaggaggaggagcccatGGATCTGGAGTTGTCCCCAGAGAAGCCCCCAGACCCTGAAGACAGAGAGGGCTCCCCGGAGCCAGATGGAACTTTACCTCAGCTCAGCGAGGCCGCTCCCTCCCCAGCCGCCAGCTACAGCATgcccagcaccaacgtcacccTCGAGACCCTACACGGCACCAGGGTGGCGGTGGCCCAGTTCTCTCAGAGCGTGCGGGCGGCGGCCGCCAGCGGAGGCGTGTCCACCATGGCGATTCCCATGATTCTGGACCAGTTGATGgctctgcagcagcagcagatccACCAACTGCAGCTGATAGAACAGATACGCAGCCAGGTGGCACTGATGAACCGCCAGCCTGGCGCCCAGCCTCCCCTcagccaccacccccaccacggGAGCTCCAGCGCTTCTGCCCAGGGCGCCCCCTCTGGCCCcagccagctccagctccacagCTTCATGGCCCCCCCTGCCCACCAGCTTCCCCTCAGGCTCCACTCCGGTCTGAGCGGCCaaggctcctcccccctcgcctCAGCTCTGGACGGGCCTGTCGCTCAGTCTGTGTCAAACGGCAGTCAGCAGTCTAGCTCCACCATGCCCAGCAGCACCTCGGCGagctccccctaccccccttcAAGTGGGAGCGTCGTGGCTTCTCTTCTGCCCCCCTGCTCGTCCTCCCTCTCCGGAAGCTCCAGCGGGGCTTGTGGATCAGGAGCCGGTGGCAGCAGCAGCTCAGCCCTGTCCAGGACCTCTAGCAGCCCCCCGGCGCTGGGCCACAGCAGCCTTCTCAGCTcggcctccagcctccctctcaaCCCCCACAGCTCCTCCAGCAGTGTCATCTTCCCCAACCCTCTGGCCAGCATAGCAGCCACCGCCAACGCTCTGGACCCCCTCTCCGCCCTGATGAAGCACCGCAAGGGGAAACCCCCCAATGTGTCGGTGTTCGACACCAAGCCCAGCTCAGAGGACCCATTCTTCAAACACAAATGCAGGTTCTGTGCCAAGGTGTTTGGCAGTGACAGTGCCCTGCAGATCCACCTGCGCTCTCACACGGGGGAAAGGCCCTTCAAGTGTAACATCTGCGGCAACCGCTTCTCCACCAAGGGGAACCTGAAGGTCCACTTTCAGAGACACAAGGAGAAATACCCCCACATCCAGATGAACCCGTACCCCGTGCCCGAGTATCTGGACAATGTGCCCACCAGTTCAGGTATCCCTTACGGCATGTCCCTGCCCCCTGAGAAGCCTGTGACCACCTGGCTGGACAGCAAGCCTGTCCTGCCCACAGTGTCCTCCTCAGTGGGACTGCAGCTCCCTCCGACTCTCCCCAGTATGATGGGAGGGTTCGGCgactcccccagcctcaccccactcAGCAGGTCACCCCAGAGGCCCTCTCCACCATCCAGCGAGTGTGCGTCTCTCTCCCCGAACATATTCACAGACGCTGGCATGACCacagctcctccctcccctaaGGCCAACACAGTGGCCGACGCGCAGCCTCTGCTGAAATCAGAGGGTGTTCACCTGCCCCCTACTGTCGCCTCCAGACCAGGGGAAAACACCACTACCACCTCTGTCACACAGTTGGTCCTGTCCACCACCATCAACTCCTCCTCATGCACCGGCGCTGGTCTGGCCTGTGAGCCCATCAGTGCCCCCAGCTCGGCCTCCCACAACATCCTCCCCATGCttacctcgtcctcctccacctcccacccGGTGCTCCCCATGCTCTCGGACCAGTTCAAAGCCAAGTTCCCCTTCGGCGGCCTCCTGGACTCTATGCAAACGTCCGAGACCTCCAAGCTGCAGCAGCTGGTGGAGAACATCGATAAGAAGATGACCGACCCCAACCAGTGCGTCATCTGCCACCGCGTGCTGAGCTGTCAGAGCGCTCTGAAGATGCACTACCGCATCCACACGGGCGAGAGGCCCTTCAAGTGCAAGATCTGCGGACGGGCTTTCACCACCAAGGGCAACCTGAAGACTCACTTTGGGGTCCACCGGTCCAAGCCCCCCCTGCGGGTGCAACATTCCTGCCCCATCTGCCAGAAGAAGTTCACCAACGCAGTGGTCCTGCAGCAGCACATCCGCATGCACATGGGGGGGCAGAtccccaacacccccctcccagagAGCCTGCAGGACATGGACGCAGACCTCTCGTTCGACGAGAAGAGCCTTGACGCCATGAGCAGCTATGACGACGACCTCCTGGACGAGATGGAGCAGGCCATGGAGGAGGAAGCGGAGctgaaggagggggagatggaccCGTCCAAACCCTTCCTCCCCTACTCTCCCGGAGCCTCCCCGCCCACATCTGTCATCTCCAGCATAGCCGCTCTAGAGAACCAGATGAAGATGATCGACTCGACGGTCAACATGACTCGCTCCTTTGGCCTGAAGCCCTACCAGAATGGAGGTGGGTTCGAAGTGGAGGGGGACTTCTTTGCCAGTGACTCCGTGTCTGCAATGGGGGATGGGGGAAGCCCAGCCCTGTCTGATGGGGGCAGCCCGGCCCTGTCCGAGTCGTCCGGCTCTATGCAAAATCTGTCCCCTGACCACAGCCACCCAGAGAGCCACTCCAACAGTCTCCCAGTCACCATTCTCAACCATAACAGCGCttcagggggaggacaggataACAACCACGGGATGGCCACAGTGAAGTCCGAAAAATCGGACACTCCCTCGCCGATCCCTGTGTCTGAGGGCAACGGGGCACTGGACCTGACTGCCACCCAGCCTTCCAGGCACTTCATTAAGGAGGAGAACCACTTCAACATGCTCTTCCTGAGTAGAGACAGAG GACTCAGCACTCCTAGCCTGGCCACCACAGCCTCCAACATGATCAAGATGGAGATGAACGGCCACGGCAAGTCCATGTCACTAAGCAACAGCCCCCACCTGCCCGTGGGCGTCCAGGTGCCCGCCACGGCGCCGCACACCACCATGAACCCCAGCATCACCCCCATGCTggcgcccccgccccccagacGCACTCCCAAGCAGCACAACTGCCACTCGTGTGGCAAGAACTTCTCCTCCGCGAGCGCCCTGCAGATCCACGAGCGCACCCACACGGGGGAGAAGCCTTTCGGATGCTCCATCTGTGGACGGGCCTTTACCACTAAGGGGAACCTGAAG GTTCACATGGGCACCCACATGTGGAACAACGCGCCAGCGCGGCGAGGCCGCCGTCTCTCCGTTGAGAACCCCATGGCTCTGCTGGGGGGAGATGCCATGAAGTTCAGCGAGATGTTCCAGAAGGATCTGGCCGCGCGGGCCATGAACGTGGACCCGGGCTTCTGGAACCAGTATGCAGCAGCCATCACCAATGGACTGGCCATGAAGAACAATGAGATCTCCGTCATCCAGAACGGGGGCATACCCCAGCTGCCCGTGAGCCTCGGGGGCCCTGGGATGACCTCGCTGGGCCACCTGTCTGGAGGTCTGGAGCGGGTACATGTTGGTAGTAGCCCTCCCATGAGTGGCCTAGAGAAGActgggctggaggtgggggctgggcGGCCGTTCTCAAGGTTTATGGACGAGAATAAAGAAATCGGTATCAACTAA